The Streptomyces sp. cg36 genomic interval TCGACGGACGGCCGGGTGCTCACGCTGTGCTGGCACCCGGAGGGCGCGCGGACGGTCCGGATCGACGAGTTCCGGGCCACGCTCTCGCCGATGTTCTACAAGACGACACCGGTCCCCTGGGACCAGGCGGACGTGCCGGGAGGCAGCACCGGGCTGTGGTTCGGCGTGCCGCACGAGCTGCGGATGCTCCTGGAGGCCCCGGACGGCCGGGCCTACACCTCGGTGGTGCGCACGGCCGGTCCGACGCTGGTCTGGCAGGCGCACGGGGAGTACACGCTGCGGCTGGAGGGCGTGGCCTCCAAGGCCCGGGCGGAGGAGATCGCGGCCTCGACGGGCTGACCCGGGCCCCCGGGGCCGGCCCGGCCCGCGCGGTCGACCGGCCCAAATCCGCTCGGCGAAAAGGGGAACCCGGGGGCTTCGAGCGGTGTATCAGAGGTGACGCGGTACGGAAGGCCCGTACCGGGACCGGCAGAGGGGTCCGATGACCATGCGAGGAGCGCGGGCAGAGGGAGCACGGACAACGGGGTTACGGGGACGGGGAGAAGGAGGAGTTCGGGGAGCGGGGGGACGGGGCCCAGCCGCACGGGGCTTGCGGGCGCAGGTACGGGATGCCCGGGGCTTGCGGGCGCAGGCGCGGGCCCCACGGGGCGTGCGGGCGCGCCGAGTTGATGCGGTCCCCACGGCCGCGCGGCGGCGCCGGATCCTGCGGTGCGGGGTGATTCCCTTCGCCATGGCCCTGGCCATCACGCTGCTGCTGGCGCCGAACGCCCTGGCGGGCGGCCCGACCAGCGTGCTGATCGTCTCCCCGGCGAGCCACCAGACGGCCGCGCGGTACTACTCCGACCAGCAGTACTCGGGACTCATGACCCTGCTGGGCGAGCCGAACCAGGGCCAGAAGGAGCGCCCGCCGGGACTGGACGCCGCGATGGGCGCCCGCCAGATCAATGTGACGTGGATGGTCCACGATCTCTCGCCGTGGCGGGTGGACCGCGTGTATCCCAGCAACGACACCGCCACGGTGTGGATACACACGGCGGCCGACATCCCCCGCACGGAGAACGGCTATTGGCACCGCGCCCGGCGCCCCGCCGAGCTGCGGGCGCTGCTGACCGAGCTCGGCGTGATGGGCCCGGCCCGCGAGCAGGGCTCACCGGGGATACCTCCCGGGGAGTGGACGACACCCCCGGCGGACCCCCAGTCCGCCCAGGACCCGCAGAGCGCGGAGGGCTCGGGGCCCGGCCGGGCAGAGCCGGAGCCGGGCGGGCGGGCGACGCTCACGGCGGGCACCGACGACGGCTCGGACACGGCGACGTCCGCCTCGGTCAGGGTGTCGGCGTCCGACTCCTCGGCCTCCGGTTCCTCGGCGGTCGACGGCTGGTGGTGGACCCTGCCGGGCCTCGTCCTCGGCGCCGCGCTCGCCCTGCTCCTGCGCGGCCCCGCGCTGCGAACGGCCCGGGGCTCCTGGCGGATCCGCGAGCCGGGACCGCGCCAGGAGCTGCGGGACGTGGAGCACGGCCCCGACGGTCCCTGAGCCCGCACGGCCCGGCACGGGCCGCGACCACCCGCGACTTCGCCGGGCCGGGACCGTTGGTCGCCCCGACGGGCCACGACCACCCGGCACTCCGCCGGGCGGAACCGCCGGTGGGCCCGTCGGCCCGGTCGTCCGGCTCAGTCCGTCGGCAGGCCCGGTGCCGGGTACGCGGCCATCAGCTCGGCCACCTCGGCGCGGACGACGGCCAGCGCGTCCTCGTCGCCGGTGCGGGCGGCCGTGACACCGCGGTCGATCCAGTCGGCCACGGCGGCCATGTGCTCGGTGCCGAGACCACGGGAGGTGAGGGAGGGGGTGCCGATGCGGATGCCCGAGGGGTCGAACGGCTTCCTCGGGTCGTAGGGGACGGTGTTGTAGTTGACGACGATCCCGGCCCGGTCGAGGGCCTTCGCGGCGGTCTTGCCCGGGACGTCCTTGGGGGTGAGGTCCATCAGGATCAGATGGTTGTCGGTGCCGCCGGAGACGAGGTCGAAGCCGCGTGCGAGGAGCTGTTCGGCCAGGGCGCGGGCGTTGGCGACGACGTCTCGGGCGTAGTCGCGGAAGGAGGGCTGGGCCGCCTCGTGGAGGGCGACGGCGATCGCGGCGGTGGTCTGGTTGTGCGGGCCGCCCTGGAGGCCGGGGAAGACCGCCTTGTCGAGGGCCTTGGCGTGCTCCTCGCGGGACATCAGCATCGCGCCGCGCGGGCCGCGCAGGGTCTTGTGGGTGGTCGTGGAGATCACGTCCGCGTACGGGGCCGGGGACGGATGGGCGCCACCGGCGATCAGACCGGCGATGTGCGCGACGTCGGCGACCAGGACGGCGCCCGCCTCCCGGGCGATCTCGGCGAAGGCGGCGAAGTCGATGGTGCGGGGAAGGGCCGTACCGCCACAGAACATGATCTTCGGGCGTTCCTTGAGGGCGAGTTCGCGGACCTCGTCGAAGTCGATGCGGCCGGTGTCGTGGCGCACGCCGTACTGGACGCCCCGGAACCACTTGCCGGTCGCGGAGACCCCCCAGCCGTGGGTGAGGTGGCCGCCCATCGGCAGCGCCATGCCCATCACGGTGTCGCCGGGCTCGGCGAAGGCGAGGTAGACGGCGAGGTTGGCCGGGGAGCCGGAGTAGGGCTGGACGTTGGCGTGCTCGACGCCGAAGAGGGCCTTGGCGCGCTCGACGGCGAGGGTCTCGACCTGGTCGATGTTCTGCTGGCCCTCGTAGTACCGGCGGCCCGGGTAGCCCTCGCTGTACTTGTTCTGCAGCACCGTGCCGGAGGCTTCGAGGACGGCCCCCGAGACGTAGTTCTCGCTGGGGATCAGCCGCAGGGTGTCCGACTGCAGCCGCTCCTCGGCGGCGACGAGGGCCGCGAGTTCGGGGTCGGCGGCGGAAAGGGCGGGGTGGGAAAGGGGCAGGCTCATGGCGTCCTCCGGGGTCCGTCGTGGTCCCGGGTGCCCAGGCGGGCGGCACCTCGTGCGCTGGCTCACGCACGGCTCCCCCGGGGTTGCCTCCCCGCTCGCCAGTCGCCGTGCGTAGCACTCACCCTAGCGGGCACGCCGGGAATCAAGGTTTCTTCGTCCAGCATCCGAGCGACGATAGAAACTGGGCATCACCCCCGCCCCACGCCGCACGATGAAACGGAGACCCCGTGTCGACTACATCGGACGCCATCCGCTCTGCCGAGGCCCACAGTGCGCACAACTACCATCCGCTGCCCGTCGTCGTCGCCTCGGCCGAGGGTGCGTGGATGACGGACGTCGAGGGACGGCGCTTCCTCGACATGCTCGCCGGGTACTCGGCGCTCAACTTCGGGCACGGCAACCGCCGGCTGATCGACGCCGCCAAGGACCAGCTGGACAGACTGACGCTCACCTCGCGGGCGTTCCACCACGACCGGTTCGCCGACTTCTGCGCACAGCTCGCCGAGTTGTGCGGCAAGGAGATGGTGCTGCCCATGAACACCGGGGCGGAGGCCGTGGAGACGGCCGTGAAGACCGCCCGCAAGTGGGGGTACCGGGCCAAGGGCGTTCCGGACGGGACGGCGAAGATCGTGGTCGCCTCCAACAACTTCCACGGCCGTACGACGACGATCGTGAGCTTCTCGACGGACCCGGAGGCCCGCGCGGACTACGGGCCGTACACGCCGGGGTTCGAGATCGTGCCGTACGGGGACCTGACGGCGCTCTCGGCGGCCGTCACCGAGAACACGGTGGCGGTGCTGCTGGAGCCGATCCAGGGCGAGGCGGGGGTCCTGGTGCCGCCCGCCGGATACCTGCCGGGCGTGAGGGAGTTGACCCGCGAGCGGAACGTGCTGTTCATCGCGGACGAGATCCAGTCGGGCCTCGGCCGGACCGGGAAGACCTTCGCGTGCGAGCACGAGGGCGTGGTGCCCGATCTGTGCGTGCTGGGCAAGGCGCTGGGCGGCGGTGTCGTGCCCGTCTCGGCGGTGGTGGGCTCGGCGGAGGTGCTCGGGGTGTTCCGGCCCGGCGAGCACGGCTCGACGTTCGGCGGCAATCCGCTGGCCTGTGCGGTGGCGCTGGAGGTCATCGCGATGCTGCGCACCGGGGAGTACCAGCAGCGGGCGACCGAGCTCGGTGAGCACCTCCACCACGAGCTGGGTCTGATGACCGGCACCGGCGCCGTGGAGGCGGTGCGCGGGCGCGGTCTGTGGGCGGGCGTCGACATCAACCCGGCGTACGGCACGGGGCGGCAGATCTCGGAGCGGCTGATGGACCGGGGCGTGCTGGTCAAGGACACCCATGGGTCGACGATCCGGATCGCCCCGCCGCTGGTGATCAGCAAGGAGGACCTGGACTGGGGGCTCGACCAGCTGCGGGCGGTGCTGGCGCAGGAGTAGCCCCGGGGCCGCCCCGGGCGGCATGAGGCGTTCCGGATCGCCCCGGAGTGACCCGGCGCGATCCGCGGCGCACCGGGGCGGCCGGTGCGGGGCTCGGCACGGCAACCGGCTTCCGCGGCCGGGCCGTTGACAAGTTCAATGGTCCAGACCAATGATGCGTCCATGCCGAGACCCCGTACCGCGCGCGTCGCCTCCGTGGCCCGCGCCGCGTCCGCCCTGCTCGTTCCCCTGCTGCTGCTCCTCGGGCTCTCCGGGCCCGCACGGGCGGACTGGCCCGAGCCGGTGCCCGTCGTGTCGCACGTCCAGACGGACAAGCCGGTCGTGTTCATCACGATCGACGACGGCTGGACCCATGACCCGGCGGCGCAGCGGCTGCTGCTCGAACGGCAGGTGCCCGCCTCGCTGTTCGTGCTGCCGGGGGCCTACTCGTACGACCCCGGGTACTTCCGGACGCTCCTCGACCACGGCCCCTCGCGGATCGAGAACCACACGGTCGACCACCCGGATCTGACGACGCTCGACGCGGCGGGCCAGCGGGCGCAGCTGTGCGGGGCCCGGGAGGCGCACCTCGCGCAGTTCGGGGCCGAGCCCCGGCTGGCCCGGCCGCCGTTCGGGACGTACGACGGGACGACCCTCACCACGGCCCGGGCCTGCGGGGCGAAGGCACTGGTGACCTGGACGTACGACCTCACGACCTGGGGGCAGTGGTCGCCGCCGGTGCCGCGGCTGAAGTCCGGGGACATCGTGCTGCTGCACTTCAACGACACGGTGACCGCCGATCTGACCCGGGTCCTGGCGGCGGCCGACGCGGCGGGGCTGAAGCCCGCGCCACTGCGCGACTACATCGCCGAGTGACCGCGGGGGTGCGGGGCCCGGACCGTGCCGGACGCCGCACCCCCGCACCCCCGCACCCCGGGCAGCCCCGCACCCGGCACCCCGCACCCCGCACCCGGGGCGAGTCCCGAAAGGCGCGCCTAGCGGATCAGGTGCGGGACGAACCGCGCGTACTCGTCCGTGACCGGGCCGGAGGACTCGCGGATGCCCAGCCCCGCCGCCTCGTCCTCGACGACCCAGGCGCCGAGGACGACCCGGTTCCCGTCGAAGTCCGGGAGCGGGGAGAGCGCCTGGTAGCAGGCGGGTTCGTCGCGCAGGGCGGGCGGCGCGCCGGGGGTGTGGATCTCGACCCCGGCGCCCTCCCGGCCGAGCAGCGGCTTGGAGACGTATCCGGTGGTGTGCGCCAGCTCGCGCGGGCCGTCGAGGTAGGAGGGCAGCAGGTTCGGATGGCCGGGGAAGAGCTCCCACAG includes:
- the glyA gene encoding serine hydroxymethyltransferase, whose translation is MSLPLSHPALSAADPELAALVAAEERLQSDTLRLIPSENYVSGAVLEASGTVLQNKYSEGYPGRRYYEGQQNIDQVETLAVERAKALFGVEHANVQPYSGSPANLAVYLAFAEPGDTVMGMALPMGGHLTHGWGVSATGKWFRGVQYGVRHDTGRIDFDEVRELALKERPKIMFCGGTALPRTIDFAAFAEIAREAGAVLVADVAHIAGLIAGGAHPSPAPYADVISTTTHKTLRGPRGAMLMSREEHAKALDKAVFPGLQGGPHNQTTAAIAVALHEAAQPSFRDYARDVVANARALAEQLLARGFDLVSGGTDNHLILMDLTPKDVPGKTAAKALDRAGIVVNYNTVPYDPRKPFDPSGIRIGTPSLTSRGLGTEHMAAVADWIDRGVTAARTGDEDALAVVRAEVAELMAAYPAPGLPTD
- the rocD gene encoding ornithine--oxo-acid transaminase, coding for MSTTSDAIRSAEAHSAHNYHPLPVVVASAEGAWMTDVEGRRFLDMLAGYSALNFGHGNRRLIDAAKDQLDRLTLTSRAFHHDRFADFCAQLAELCGKEMVLPMNTGAEAVETAVKTARKWGYRAKGVPDGTAKIVVASNNFHGRTTTIVSFSTDPEARADYGPYTPGFEIVPYGDLTALSAAVTENTVAVLLEPIQGEAGVLVPPAGYLPGVRELTRERNVLFIADEIQSGLGRTGKTFACEHEGVVPDLCVLGKALGGGVVPVSAVVGSAEVLGVFRPGEHGSTFGGNPLACAVALEVIAMLRTGEYQQRATELGEHLHHELGLMTGTGAVEAVRGRGLWAGVDINPAYGTGRQISERLMDRGVLVKDTHGSTIRIAPPLVISKEDLDWGLDQLRAVLAQE
- a CDS encoding polysaccharide deacetylase family protein, producing MPRPRTARVASVARAASALLVPLLLLLGLSGPARADWPEPVPVVSHVQTDKPVVFITIDDGWTHDPAAQRLLLERQVPASLFVLPGAYSYDPGYFRTLLDHGPSRIENHTVDHPDLTTLDAAGQRAQLCGAREAHLAQFGAEPRLARPPFGTYDGTTLTTARACGAKALVTWTYDLTTWGQWSPPVPRLKSGDIVLLHFNDTVTADLTRVLAAADAAGLKPAPLRDYIAE